One window of Triticum dicoccoides isolate Atlit2015 ecotype Zavitan chromosome 5A, WEW_v2.0, whole genome shotgun sequence genomic DNA carries:
- the LOC119300638 gene encoding uncharacterized protein LOC119300638, whose translation MEKKHMKMAILRQEQTFRQQVHELHRVYEVQKRLMKEMQAVKRSPAQAREDTQPEPMLDTDRSRAPFIEDFNLELTLATGGDTRKQEMTSNSESGPTVTSSTSAESESGQRFPESNVDLRFQHESKRHDDQLTQSPWLYQCLSLKMA comes from the exons ATGGAGAAGAAACATATGAAGATGGCCATCCTGAGGCAAGAGCAGACATTCAGACAACAG GTTCATGAGTTGCATCGCGTATACGAGGTTCAGAAGCGGCTGATGAAGGAGATGCAGGCTGTTAAGAGGAGCCCAGCTCAGGCAAGAGAGGATACTCAACCAGAACCAATGCTGGATACAGATCGCTCGCGCGCTCCTTTTATCGAGGACTTCAACCTGGAGCTGACACTAGCAACTGGGGGTGATACGCGGAAGCAAGAGATGACATCCAACTCTGAGTCTGGACCAACGGTGACATCGTCGACTTCTGCTGAATCAGAGTCGGGGCAGCGATTCCCTGAGTCCAATGTAGACCTGAGGTTTCAACATGAGAGCAAGAGGCATGATGATCAGCTCACGCAGTCTCCCTGGCTCTATCAATGTTTAAGTCTCAAGATGGCTTGA